In a genomic window of Helianthus annuus cultivar XRQ/B chromosome 10, HanXRQr2.0-SUNRISE, whole genome shotgun sequence:
- the LOC110882860 gene encoding protein FAR1-RELATED SEQUENCE 2-like codes for MTNCGALLCVIFEVGSWKVYKFVEEHNHDLVKCPDKDFLPTERHLTQFQKHVIHSMSKLNLGPVKAFNVMKTCFGGFEDVGASKVEFKNYKRYALVFVLFTGIDHHHCNVIFGAALLAPETANTYIWLLRVFVKAVGSQLKVVVTDQDLAMKKAISAVFVDMRHRLCMWHMMHKLSLKVGVRLCNSTNFKERIYGVVWMDILTPEEFESEWEVVIREFNLADNDWLSDIFALREPWIPAYYRMEELSGLMRTTSRSENKNHFFWSSVQFKSYSG; via the exons ATGACTAATTGTGGTGCACTGTTATGTGTAATTTTTGAGGTTGGATCATGGAAGGTCTATAAGTTTGTTGAGGAGCACAACCATGATCTTGTTAAATGTCCTGATAAGGATTTTCTTCCAACTGAACGACACCTCACTCAGTTCCAGAAGCATGTTATACACAGCATGTCTAAGTTGAATTTGGGTCCAGTTAAggcgtttaatgttatgaagactTGTTTTGGTGGTTTTGAAGATGTGGGTGCGAGTAAAGTTGAATTTAAGAACTACAAGAG ATACGCTTTGGTGTTTGTACTGTTCACTGGTATAGACCATCACCACTGCAATGTTATATTTGGTGCTGCATTATTGGCGCCCGAAACTGCTAATACGTATATTTGGTTGTTGAGAGTTTTTGTAAAAGCTGTTGGTTCTCAACTAAAAGTTGTTGTCACTGACCAAGATCTAGCAATGAAGAAGGCTATTTCTGCTGTATTTGTTGACATGAGGCATCGATTATGCATGTGGCATATGATGCATAAACTTTCTTTGAAG GTTGGTGTTAGGCTATGCAATTCCACCAATTTTAAAGAACGTATTTATGGTGTTGTGTGGATGGATATTCTTACACCCGAAGAGTTTGAATCAGAATGGGAAGTAGTTATCAGAGAGTTCAATTTAGCAGATAATGACTGGCTATCTGATATTTTTGCACTCAGGGAACCTTGGATCCCTGCATACTATAGAATGGAAGAGCTTTCGGGCCTTATGCGAACGACATCGAGGTCCGAGAATAAGAATCATTTTTTTTGGTCAAGTGTGCAATTCAAAAGCTACTCTGGTTGA